CCATCGTCGCCACGAACAGCGGGCGTTCGGCAATCGCGTGAAGGTCGAGCATCATGCCCACCGCCAGGAAGAACAGCCCGAGCAGGATCGAGCGGAACGGCTCGACATCGGCTTCCAGTTCGTGGCGATAGGGGCTGTCGGCCAGCATGACCCCGGCGATGAAGGCGCCCAGCGCGGTCGAAAGACCCAGCGTTTCCATCAGCGCAGCCGAGGCCATGACCGTGAACAGCGCGGCCACCACGAACATCTCGCGCTCGCCCAGATTGCCGATCAGGCGGAACAGCGGGCGGATCAGATAGCGCCCGGCCAGGATCAGCCCGGCAATCGCCAGAACGGTATAGAGCGCCTGCTGCCATCCGGGAGGCGCATCGGCGTTGGCCGGATTGCGGCTGAGCACGCCGATGATGGTGATCATCGGGATGATCGAGAGGTCCTGGAACAGCAGGATCGCGAATGTCCGCTCGCCAAACGGCGTGCGCAGCCTGCCCGAGGCCTGCAACATCGGCAGCACCTGCGCGGTGGACGAAAGCGCGAGCGGCAGGCCCAGCGCGATGGCCGCCGTCGCCGAGAAATCGGTGCCCAGCGCGATCATCGCGGCCACGCCGGCCCCGCACAGCACGACCTGCAACAGCCCCAGCCCCAGAATGTCGCGCTTCATCCGCCACAGGCGCGAGGGATTGAGTTCGAGCCCGACGAGGAACAGCAGCAGCGTGATGCCCAGTTCGGCAATGCCCATCTTCTGGTCGGCCTCGCCCACCAGGCCCAGCACTTGCGGGCCGACGACGGCCCCCGCCACGAGATAGCCCAGCGTCGCGCCCAGCCCCGCGCGGCGGAACGCCAGCACGAAGACCATGGCAAAGCCAAGCAGGAGAAATCCGTCATGCAACATCGAGGAGGGCTGGTTCATCGCGTGCGAGGGTCGTCCCTTTTTGTGCGCCGCGTCAAGTCTTGCAGCATGGCAGCAATCAAAAGCCGTAGA
The genomic region above belongs to Novosphingobium sp. IK01 and contains:
- a CDS encoding cation:proton antiporter codes for the protein MNQPSSMLHDGFLLLGFAMVFVLAFRRAGLGATLGYLVAGAVVGPQVLGLVGEADQKMGIAELGITLLLFLVGLELNPSRLWRMKRDILGLGLLQVVLCGAGVAAMIALGTDFSATAAIALGLPLALSSTAQVLPMLQASGRLRTPFGERTFAILLFQDLSIIPMITIIGVLSRNPANADAPPGWQQALYTVLAIAGLILAGRYLIRPLFRLIGNLGEREMFVVAALFTVMASAALMETLGLSTALGAFIAGVMLADSPYRHELEADVEPFRSILLGLFFLAVGMMLDLHAIAERPLFVATMALALVGIKALVIFLIGLAFRMTWRGALALGLLLSQGGEFGFVLFTQAQNANLIAPEAASLFGAIVTLSMATTPFLMALTKPLRADPVKSGKSRERQGPSADHAHALVVGYGRFGQTVAQMLMASDLSVTMVDTDVEMIDVAQGYGAKVYFGDGTRLDILRQAGAEEAALIMFCMDGDQMSAGALEAVQQAFPNAAIFLRAYDRRAVVRLKGSPARGVVREVMESAIKMARLALNESGVSEEAIKRAEDMYRARDKERLKIQIEAGDLRAARDRIITSPQSHAPLSPAGE